From Pseudomonas poae, the proteins below share one genomic window:
- a CDS encoding homoserine dehydrogenase gives MKPVKVGICGLGTVGGGTFNVLQRNAEEISRRAGRGIEVAQIATRSPKPQFETTGIAITNDVFAVATNPEIDIVIELVGGYTVARELVLKAIENGKHVVTANKALIAVHGNEIFAKAREKGVIVAFEAAVAGGIPVIKAIREGLSANRINWVAGIINGTGNFILTEMREKGRTFEDVLAEAQALGYAEADPTFDVEGIDAAHKLTILASIAFGIPLQFDKAYTEGITKLTTADVNYAEALGYRIKHLGVARSTPAGIELRVHPTLIPADRLIANVNGVMNAVMVNGDAAGSTLFYGAGAGMEPTASSVIADLVDVVRAMTSDPENRVPHLAFQPDSLSAHPILPIEACESAYYLRIQAQDHPGVLAQVASILSERGINIESIMQKEVEEQNGQVPMILLTHRVLEQHINDAIRALEALQGVVGPVVRIRVEHLN, from the coding sequence GTGAAACCGGTCAAAGTAGGCATCTGTGGGTTAGGGACCGTCGGTGGCGGCACCTTCAACGTACTTCAGCGTAATGCTGAAGAAATTTCCCGCCGTGCAGGGCGTGGGATTGAAGTGGCACAAATTGCCACGCGTTCGCCAAAGCCTCAGTTCGAAACGACCGGTATTGCGATTACCAACGATGTCTTCGCCGTAGCCACCAACCCTGAAATCGATATCGTCATCGAACTCGTAGGCGGCTACACCGTGGCCCGCGAACTGGTGCTCAAGGCCATCGAGAACGGCAAGCACGTGGTCACCGCCAACAAGGCGCTGATCGCCGTGCACGGCAACGAAATCTTCGCCAAGGCCCGCGAGAAGGGCGTGATCGTGGCGTTCGAAGCCGCTGTGGCCGGTGGTATCCCGGTCATCAAGGCGATCCGCGAAGGCTTGTCTGCCAACCGCATCAACTGGGTGGCCGGCATCATCAACGGCACCGGTAACTTCATCCTCACCGAAATGCGCGAGAAGGGCCGTACCTTCGAGGACGTGCTGGCCGAAGCCCAGGCCCTGGGCTACGCCGAAGCCGACCCGACGTTTGACGTGGAAGGCATCGACGCGGCGCACAAGCTGACGATCCTGGCGTCCATCGCCTTTGGTATCCCGCTGCAGTTCGACAAGGCCTACACCGAAGGCATCACCAAGCTGACCACCGCCGACGTGAACTACGCCGAAGCCTTGGGCTATCGCATCAAGCACCTCGGTGTGGCGCGCAGCACCCCGGCGGGTATCGAGTTGCGTGTACACCCGACGCTGATCCCGGCCGACCGCCTGATCGCCAACGTCAATGGCGTGATGAACGCGGTGATGGTCAACGGCGATGCTGCCGGTTCCACCCTGTTCTACGGCGCCGGCGCCGGCATGGAGCCGACTGCTTCGTCGGTGATCGCCGACCTGGTGGACGTGGTTCGCGCCATGACCAGCGACCCGGAAAACCGTGTACCGCACCTGGCCTTCCAGCCGGATTCGCTGTCGGCCCACCCGATTCTGCCGATCGAAGCCTGCGAAAGCGCCTACTACTTGCGCATCCAGGCCCAGGATCATCCGGGCGTGTTGGCCCAGGTGGCGAGCATCCTGTCGGAGCGCGGGATCAACATCGAGTCGATCATGCAGAAGGAAGTCGAGGAGCAAAACGGCCAGGTGCCGATGATCCTGCTGACCCACCGCGTGCTCGAACAGCACATCAATGATGCCATTCGGGCTCTCGAGGCTCTTCAGGGTGTGGTTGGGCCGGTCGTCCGGATTCGCGTCGAACATCTAAATTAA
- the thrC gene encoding threonine synthase, protein MRYISTRGQAPALNFEDVLLAGLATDGGLYVPENLPRFTQEEIASWAGLPYHELAFRVMRPFVTGSIPDADFKKILEETYGVFSHSAIAPLRQLNGNEWVLELFHGPTLAFKDFALQLLGRLLDYVLEKRGERVVIIGATSGDTGSAAIEGCKHCENVDIFILHPHKRVSEVQRRQMTTIFGENIHNIAIEGNFDDCQEMVKNSFADQSFLKGTRLVAVNSINWARIMAQIVYYFHASLQLGGPARSVSFSVPTGNFGDIFAGYLARNMGLPINQLIVATNRNDILHRFMSGNQYVKETLHATLSPSMDIMVSSNFERLLFDMHGRNGAALAELMNSFKQGGGFSVEQERWTETRKLFDSLAVDDEQTCETIAEVYAQTGELLDPHTAIGVKAARECRRSLDIPMVILGTAHPVKFPEAVEKAGVGKALELPEHLADLFEREERCTVLANDLKAVQAFVSQHGNRGKPL, encoded by the coding sequence ATGCGTTACATCAGCACCCGCGGCCAGGCACCGGCCCTGAATTTCGAAGACGTTCTGCTGGCAGGTCTTGCCACTGACGGCGGCCTGTACGTGCCGGAAAACCTGCCACGCTTTACCCAGGAAGAAATTGCTTCGTGGGCCGGCTTGCCGTACCACGAGTTGGCGTTCCGGGTGATGCGCCCGTTCGTCACCGGCAGCATCCCGGATGCGGACTTCAAGAAGATCCTGGAAGAGACCTACGGCGTGTTTTCCCACAGCGCCATCGCCCCATTGCGTCAGTTGAACGGCAACGAATGGGTGCTGGAGCTGTTCCACGGTCCGACCCTGGCGTTCAAGGACTTCGCCCTGCAACTGCTGGGTCGCCTGCTCGATTACGTGCTGGAGAAGCGCGGCGAGCGCGTGGTGATCATCGGTGCCACCTCGGGTGATACCGGCTCGGCCGCCATCGAAGGCTGCAAGCACTGCGAAAACGTCGACATCTTCATCCTGCACCCGCACAAGCGCGTATCGGAGGTGCAGCGTCGCCAGATGACCACCATCTTTGGTGAGAACATCCACAACATCGCCATCGAAGGCAACTTCGATGACTGCCAGGAAATGGTCAAGAACAGCTTCGCCGACCAGAGCTTCCTCAAAGGCACGCGCCTGGTGGCGGTGAACTCGATCAACTGGGCGCGGATCATGGCCCAGATCGTTTACTACTTCCACGCGTCCCTGCAGTTGGGCGGCCCGGCGCGTTCGGTGTCGTTCTCGGTGCCGACCGGCAACTTCGGCGACATCTTCGCCGGTTACCTGGCGCGCAACATGGGCCTGCCGATCAACCAGTTGATCGTCGCCACCAACCGCAACGACATCCTGCACCGCTTCATGAGCGGCAATCAGTACGTCAAGGAAACCCTGCACGCAACCTTGTCGCCGTCCATGGACATCATGGTCTCGTCGAACTTCGAGCGTTTGCTGTTCGACATGCACGGCCGTAACGGCGCTGCGCTGGCCGAGCTGATGAACAGCTTCAAGCAAGGTGGCGGTTTTAGCGTTGAACAAGAGCGCTGGACCGAAACCCGCAAGCTGTTCGACTCGCTGGCTGTGGACGATGAGCAGACCTGCGAAACCATCGCTGAGGTCTACGCCCAGACTGGCGAGCTGCTGGACCCGCACACCGCCATTGGTGTAAAGGCCGCACGCGAATGCCGTCGCAGCCTGGATATCCCGATGGTGATCCTCGGCACCGCGCACCCGGTCAAATTCCCGGAAGCGGTGGAGAAGGCCGGCGTTGGCAAGGCGCTGGAACTGCCGGAGCACTTGGCTGACCTGTTTGAGCGCGAAGAGCGTTGCACGGTGTTGGCCAATGACCTGAAGGCGGTGCAGGCGTTCGTCAGTCAGCATGGGAATCGCGGTAAGCCGTTGTAA
- a CDS encoding DUF3509 domain-containing protein, with the protein MESISLLLEEALSPYQVTLTTSGVQGDCLVTVKNPAGAIVVERDVDRAQLMDKRVLVDVVDCLLRDLKIAEGRLEPSVIAALRNAAQTRSAALA; encoded by the coding sequence ATGGAAAGTATCAGCCTATTGCTCGAAGAAGCACTGAGCCCTTATCAGGTTACGCTGACCACCTCTGGTGTGCAGGGCGACTGCCTGGTGACCGTGAAGAACCCTGCTGGCGCCATCGTGGTCGAGCGTGACGTCGACCGTGCGCAATTGATGGACAAACGTGTGCTGGTAGACGTCGTGGACTGCCTGCTGCGCGACCTCAAAATCGCTGAAGGCCGCCTGGAGCCTTCGGTCATCGCAGCATTGCGCAACGCAGCCCAGACCCGCAGCGCAGCTCTCGCATGA
- a CDS encoding TIGR02285 family protein, with amino-acid sequence MPPRCTRWLIQLGLAAVMIGGGPVSAHAEDTLIWLLRDLPPLTIFEGPRKGQGALDQLLPILTQRLPEYRHQVLHVNRARGMQMLREPSFTCDPSLLWTPERARFIVFSRQAFVVASNGVTIRRSQQDAMAPYIADGQFDLQGFLNAHKTRVGVTAERSYGPVIDELLKHADAHTLALHYGNDALGSLLQMQRLGRLQAVLGYWPEIRYHALQQGISADELIFYPIQGTAPYQRTHIACSDTAQGRQAIERIDQVLHDIPQDQVQQSYASWLDPVMREQYLRDNPSFFQDSPTP; translated from the coding sequence ATGCCGCCTCGGTGCACACGCTGGCTTATCCAGCTGGGCCTTGCCGCCGTGATGATCGGCGGCGGACCTGTGTCAGCGCACGCCGAGGACACATTGATCTGGCTGCTGCGCGACTTGCCGCCGCTGACCATTTTCGAAGGGCCGCGCAAAGGCCAGGGCGCGCTGGACCAATTGCTGCCAATACTGACCCAGCGCTTGCCGGAGTATCGGCACCAGGTGCTGCACGTCAACCGCGCACGCGGCATGCAGATGCTGCGCGAGCCGTCGTTCACCTGCGATCCCTCGCTGTTGTGGACGCCGGAGCGGGCCAGGTTCATCGTGTTTTCGCGCCAGGCGTTTGTGGTCGCCAGTAATGGCGTCACGATCCGCCGCAGCCAGCAGGACGCCATGGCACCTTATATCGCAGACGGCCAATTCGACCTGCAGGGCTTTCTCAACGCCCATAAAACGCGGGTAGGCGTTACCGCGGAGCGCAGCTACGGCCCGGTCATTGATGAGCTGCTAAAACACGCTGACGCACACACGCTGGCGCTGCATTACGGCAATGATGCCCTTGGCAGCCTGTTGCAGATGCAGCGACTGGGACGGCTGCAGGCGGTTTTGGGGTACTGGCCGGAAATTCGCTACCACGCGCTGCAACAAGGGATCTCCGCCGATGAGCTGATTTTCTATCCCATCCAGGGCACTGCGCCCTATCAACGTACGCACATTGCCTGTTCAGATACCGCCCAGGGGCGCCAGGCCATCGAACGGATCGACCAGGTGCTGCACGACATCCCTCAGGACCAGGTGCAGCAGTCCTATGCCTCGTGGCTGGACCCGGTCATGCGGGAGCAATACCTGCGGGATAACCCGAGTTTTTTCCAGGACTCGCCGACGCCCTGA
- a CDS encoding CaiB/BaiF CoA-transferase family protein: MSFNAKPLAGLKVIELGTLIAGPFASRICAEFGAEVIKVESPDGGDPLRKWRKLYEGTSLWWFVQARNKKSLTLNLKHPDGLAILKQLLADADILIENFRPGVLEKLGLSWDTLHALNPKLVMVRLSGFGQTGPMKDQPGFGAVGESMGGLRYITGFEDRPPVRTGISIGDSIAALWAVIGALMALRHREVNGGLGQVVDVALYEAIFAMMESMIPEFDVFGFIRERTGNIMPGITPSSIHTSADGKHVQIGANGDAIFKRFMAAIGRDDLANDPVLASNDGRDSRRDELYGVIDRWVNSLPLEQVVEQLNKAEVPASRIYSAEDMLGDPQFLAREMFLKAQLPGGKDFKMPGIVPKLSDTPGSCEWVGPQLGEHNSAVLGDLGYDAAAIVRLREEGAI; encoded by the coding sequence ATGTCGTTTAATGCCAAACCGCTTGCCGGCCTGAAAGTCATCGAACTCGGCACCCTGATCGCCGGCCCGTTTGCCTCACGTATCTGCGCCGAATTCGGGGCCGAGGTGATCAAGGTGGAATCGCCGGACGGCGGCGACCCGCTGCGCAAGTGGCGCAAACTGTACGAGGGCACGTCGCTGTGGTGGTTTGTGCAGGCGCGCAACAAGAAGTCGCTGACGCTGAACCTCAAGCACCCGGACGGCCTGGCGATCCTCAAGCAATTACTGGCGGATGCCGACATCCTGATCGAGAATTTCCGCCCCGGCGTGCTGGAAAAGCTTGGCCTGAGTTGGGACACCCTGCATGCGCTCAACCCCAAGCTGGTGATGGTGCGCCTCTCGGGCTTCGGTCAGACCGGGCCGATGAAGGATCAGCCGGGGTTTGGCGCGGTCGGCGAGTCCATGGGCGGGCTGCGTTACATCACCGGTTTCGAGGACCGCCCGCCGGTGCGCACCGGGATTTCCATCGGTGACTCCATCGCTGCCTTGTGGGCGGTGATCGGCGCCCTGATGGCGTTGCGTCATCGCGAGGTCAACGGCGGCTTGGGCCAGGTGGTGGACGTGGCGCTGTATGAAGCCATCTTCGCCATGATGGAAAGCATGATCCCCGAGTTCGACGTGTTTGGGTTTATTCGCGAACGCACCGGCAACATCATGCCCGGCATTACACCCTCCTCGATCCACACCAGCGCGGACGGCAAGCATGTGCAGATCGGCGCCAACGGCGATGCGATCTTCAAGCGTTTCATGGCGGCCATCGGCCGCGATGACCTGGCCAACGACCCGGTACTGGCCAGTAACGACGGACGCGACAGCCGCCGCGACGAGCTGTATGGGGTGATTGATCGTTGGGTCAATTCGCTGCCATTGGAGCAGGTAGTCGAGCAGCTGAATAAGGCCGAGGTGCCCGCCAGCCGTATCTACAGCGCCGAAGACATGCTCGGCGACCCGCAATTCCTGGCGCGGGAAATGTTCCTCAAGGCCCAACTGCCGGGCGGCAAGGACTTCAAGATGCCAGGCATCGTGCCCAAACTGTCGGACACGCCGGGCAGCTGCGAATGGGTGGGGCCGCAGCTCGGTGAACACAACAGCGCAGTGCTGGGCGACTTGGGGTATGACGCAGCCGCCATCGTCCGCTTGCGTGAGGAAGGCGCAATCTGA
- the recJ gene encoding single-stranded-DNA-specific exonuclease RecJ, which produces MRIDPRPLPAVLPFLGELPPLLTRLYAARGVQSEAELDKSLARLIPYQQLKGIDAAVDLLVTALERRQRILIVGDFDADGATASTVGTLGLRLLGAAHVDYLVPNRFEYGYGLTPEIVAVALQREPQLLITVDNGISSVEGVAAAKAAGLQVLVTDHHLPGDELPAADAIVNPNQPGCEFPSKALAGVGVIFYVLMALRARLRSLGWYDNKPQPNIGELLDLVALGSVADVVPLDANNRILVHQGLERIRAGRARPGIKAILEVAKRDAARITSTDLGFILGPRLNAAGRLDDMSLGIECLLTTDFAAAREMAAQLDGMNQDRKSIEQGMQREALAQLKDLPVESMPYGLCLFDPEWHQGVIGILASRMKERYFRPTIAFADAGDGLLKGSGRSVQGFHIRDALAVVASQHPNLIAKYGGHAMAAGLTLPEANFPLFAEAFDTEVRRQLREEDLTGRLLSDGTLAVEEFHLELARALRHAGPWGQHFPEPLFHGVFQLVEQRIVGERHLKVVLKSECGSVKLDGIAFGVDREVWPNPTVRWVELAYKLDVNEFRGQETVQLMIAHIEPR; this is translated from the coding sequence ATGCGTATCGATCCCCGCCCGTTGCCTGCCGTCCTGCCATTTCTCGGTGAACTGCCACCGCTGTTGACCCGTCTCTACGCCGCACGCGGGGTGCAGTCCGAGGCCGAGCTGGATAAAAGCCTGGCCCGGCTGATTCCCTATCAGCAACTCAAGGGCATCGACGCGGCCGTAGACCTGCTGGTGACCGCGCTGGAGCGGCGCCAGCGCATCCTGATCGTCGGCGACTTTGATGCCGATGGCGCCACTGCCAGCACCGTGGGCACCCTGGGGCTGCGTTTGCTTGGGGCGGCGCATGTCGACTACCTGGTGCCCAACCGTTTCGAATACGGCTACGGCTTGACCCCGGAAATCGTCGCGGTGGCGTTGCAGCGCGAGCCGCAGTTGCTGATCACGGTGGATAACGGCATTTCCAGCGTCGAAGGCGTGGCGGCGGCGAAAGCGGCGGGGCTGCAAGTGTTGGTGACCGACCACCACTTGCCGGGGGATGAATTGCCGGCGGCGGATGCCATCGTCAACCCGAACCAGCCCGGCTGCGAATTCCCGAGCAAGGCGTTGGCTGGGGTTGGCGTGATTTTTTACGTACTGATGGCCCTGCGCGCGCGTTTGCGCAGCCTGGGTTGGTACGACAACAAACCCCAGCCGAACATCGGTGAGCTGCTTGACCTGGTGGCCCTGGGCAGCGTCGCCGACGTGGTGCCCCTGGACGCCAACAACCGCATCCTCGTGCATCAGGGCCTCGAACGTATTCGCGCCGGGCGTGCACGGCCGGGGATCAAGGCGATCCTCGAAGTGGCCAAGCGCGATGCGGCGCGCATTACCTCCACCGACCTCGGCTTTATCCTCGGGCCCCGCCTGAACGCCGCCGGTCGCCTGGATGACATGAGCCTGGGTATCGAATGCCTGCTCACCACCGACTTTGCCGCAGCCCGCGAAATGGCCGCGCAACTGGACGGCATGAACCAGGACCGCAAATCCATCGAACAAGGCATGCAGCGCGAGGCCCTGGCCCAGCTCAAGGACTTGCCGGTGGAGTCGATGCCCTATGGGTTGTGCCTTTTCGACCCGGAATGGCACCAGGGCGTGATCGGGATTCTGGCGTCGCGTATGAAAGAGCGCTATTTCCGCCCGACCATCGCCTTCGCCGACGCCGGTGATGGCCTGCTCAAGGGCTCAGGGCGCTCTGTGCAGGGCTTTCACATCCGGGATGCGTTGGCGGTGGTCGCGAGCCAGCATCCCAACCTGATCGCCAAATACGGCGGCCACGCCATGGCGGCGGGTCTGACCTTGCCCGAGGCAAATTTCCCACTGTTTGCCGAAGCCTTTGATACCGAAGTGCGTCGCCAACTGCGTGAAGAAGACCTGACCGGGCGCCTGCTGTCCGACGGCACCCTGGCGGTGGAAGAGTTTCACCTGGAACTGGCGCGTGCGTTACGGCATGCAGGGCCCTGGGGGCAGCACTTTCCCGAGCCGTTGTTCCACGGGGTGTTTCAGTTGGTGGAACAGCGCATTGTGGGCGAGCGGCACCTGAAAGTGGTGCTCAAGAGCGAATGCGGGTCGGTGAAGCTTGATGGCATTGCGTTTGGCGTGGACCGTGAGGTCTGGCCGAACCCGACGGTGCGTTGGGTGGAATTGGCCTACAAGCTGGACGTTAACGAGTTTCGGGGGCAGGAAACCGTGCAGTTGATGATTGCGCATATCGAACCGCGCTAG
- a CDS encoding virulence factor family protein — MIRRSWRYVLAFVVLLALIAGGGFWYWNRPAPQPTLEQLPQADGSVMTRVTPAGSAKARVAVAVMADETLTDSQLIALSQGGKAQIVQVILPKDDCKLQEQALQSALSQLKGPATLVSGIGPGAALAWRWLATQNDDKANAISVGFALVQEGCKDPLPKTSAHGNWLVAWNDNPDDESASFVRDTPRATTSISDYDIHYPQVLNNELRKQLVGSDNGGLAIPVVEVPAGQAKDTVTLFLSGDGGWRDLDRDVAGEMAKIGYPVVGIDTLRYYWQHKTPEQSAKDLTELMQHYRQKWGTKRFVLTGYSFGADVLPAIYNRLPENEQQRVDVIILLAFARTGSFEIEVEGWLGNAGKEAATGPEMAKLPADKVVCIYGAEEVDESGCTDKTAVGEAVKLPGGHHFDENYPALAQRLVDIIVKHQGKDNAE, encoded by the coding sequence ATGATTCGACGCTCCTGGCGGTATGTATTGGCCTTTGTAGTGCTGCTCGCCCTGATCGCAGGCGGTGGCTTTTGGTACTGGAACCGCCCTGCCCCGCAACCGACCCTGGAGCAATTGCCCCAGGCCGACGGTTCGGTGATGACTCGGGTCACCCCCGCAGGCTCCGCCAAAGCGCGGGTGGCCGTGGCCGTAATGGCCGATGAAACCCTGACCGACAGCCAACTGATTGCCCTGAGCCAGGGCGGTAAGGCGCAAATCGTTCAGGTGATCCTGCCCAAAGATGACTGCAAGTTGCAGGAACAAGCCCTGCAGAGCGCCCTGAGCCAGCTGAAAGGCCCGGCAACCCTGGTCAGCGGCATCGGCCCTGGCGCGGCACTCGCCTGGCGCTGGCTGGCCACCCAGAACGACGACAAAGCCAATGCCATCTCCGTGGGCTTTGCCCTGGTGCAGGAAGGCTGCAAGGACCCACTGCCGAAAACCTCGGCACACGGCAACTGGCTGGTCGCGTGGAACGACAACCCTGACGATGAAAGCGCCAGTTTCGTACGTGACACCCCGCGTGCCACCACCAGCATCAGCGACTACGACATTCACTACCCGCAAGTGCTGAACAACGAACTGCGCAAGCAATTGGTGGGTTCGGACAACGGCGGCCTGGCGATTCCAGTGGTGGAAGTCCCGGCCGGCCAAGCCAAGGACACCGTGACCCTGTTTCTCTCCGGGGACGGTGGCTGGCGTGACCTGGACCGCGACGTGGCCGGCGAAATGGCCAAAATCGGTTACCCGGTGGTCGGCATCGACACGCTGCGCTACTACTGGCAGCACAAGACCCCGGAACAAAGCGCCAAAGACCTCACCGAGCTGATGCAGCACTACCGTCAGAAGTGGGGCACCAAGCGCTTCGTGCTGACCGGTTACTCGTTCGGCGCCGACGTACTGCCGGCGATCTACAACCGCTTGCCGGAAAACGAGCAGCAACGCGTCGACGTGATCATCCTGCTGGCGTTTGCACGCACCGGCAGCTTTGAAATCGAAGTGGAAGGCTGGCTCGGCAACGCCGGTAAAGAAGCCGCAACCGGCCCGGAAATGGCCAAGCTGCCGGCTGACAAAGTGGTGTGCATCTACGGTGCCGAGGAAGTCGACGAGAGCGGTTGCACCGACAAGACCGCCGTGGGTGAAGCGGTGAAGCTACCAGGCGGGCATCACTTTGATGAGAACTACCCGGCGCTGGCACAGCGGTTGGTGGATATCATCGTGAAGCACCAGGGTAAGGATAACGCCGAGTAA